The DNA region CACCGAGCAACCGTCTATGACGGCCGTCGCCGGTGACACGGCCGGCAGCGGACTGGTGACGCTCGGGAGCTCGGCTGCCGGCTGATGTCCCCCTCGACGCATCCCGAAACACCGGCTCGAGCGGTGCTCGAGATTCTGGCGCGCGAGACCGGCGTCGCCCTCTCCGAGATCAAGGCAACGACCGAGCTCGTCGGTGATCTCGGCATCGACTCGCCGCGAGCCCTCCAGGTGCTGGTAGAGATCGAGGACAAGCTCGACATCGAGGTCGAAGACGAGGAAGTGGCCAACCTCCGCACCGTCGGCGACATCTTGGCGGTGGTCGACGCACGTTTCCCCGTTCAGACGTAGCTTTCACATCCGGGCCGGTGAGGCATGCAGGCTAACGGCGAGATCCGACGCTATCCCTGGTACGTAACCCCGGCGGCGTTTCTGGTCCGGCTGCTGCTTGCAACGGTCTTCGGCACCTGCAGGGTGGTCGCGATCTCGGGAGAAGAGCATCTTCGGTCGCTGGCCGAGTCCCGCCGCGCGGCGGTCTTCACGTTCTGGCACAACCGCTCGAACTTCTGCGGCTACTTCCTACGTAAGCGCTGGATCGACGCGGGGCTCCCGCTGGGGATCATCACCAGCCTGTCCCAGGACGGCGAGATCGCGGCGCGCACCGCCAGAATGGCCTTGCGGTGTCGCAGGTCGAAGCGCGCGACCGCCACCAGGGCGCCGTGGAAGCGCCGCCCTCCCTCTCGGATCTGGAGCCCCTCTTCGCGGACGACGGTACAAAGCAGCGCTGCGTTCAGCGCTGGGGGGCGGACGTCGCGAAGGTGGAGATCTGTGCCGCCCGGCAGGTGCACGCGGTGCTTCGACTCAGCGAGCTCATCGACGAGACGCAGACGGATGTCCAGGCCGGGCGAAGGTTCCTCGATTGCACCCATCGTCATACCGTGAACGAGGTACGCGATTGGAGGGCGATTCTTGCCTGTGTCGAGGGAAGCCAGTAGGAATACGTCGACCCGGGTTTCCGCAGTTGGGGTCTCGATGTACAGCGCCAATG from bacterium includes:
- a CDS encoding acyl carrier protein, whose product is MSPSTHPETPARAVLEILARETGVALSEIKATTELVGDLGIDSPRALQVLVEIEDKLDIEVEDEEVANLRTVGDILAVVDARFPVQT